The Pongo pygmaeus isolate AG05252 chromosome 20, NHGRI_mPonPyg2-v2.0_pri, whole genome shotgun sequence sequence CCGGCCGCCATTACTGGGAGGTGGACGTGGGCACCAGCCAAATATGGGATGTGGGCGTGTGCAAGGAATCTGTGAACCGACAGGGGGAGATTGTGCTTTCTTCAGAACACGGCTTCTTGACTGTGGGTTGCAGAGAAGGAAAGGTCTTTGCTGCCAGCACTATGCCTATGACTCCTCTCTGGGTGAGTCCCCAGTTGCACAGAGTGGGGATTTTCCTGGATGTAGGTATGAGGTCCGTTTCCTTTTACAATGTTAGTGATGGGTGCCATATGTACACATTCCGCAAAATTCCTGTTTGCGAGCCATGGCGTCCATTTTTTGCTCATCAACGTGGAACTCAAGATGATCAGAGCATCCTGAGTATCTGTTCTGTGATCAATCCAGCCAGTGCCAGTGTCCCAGTTTCTTCTGGGGAAAGGCAATCAACATTTGCACATAACCATCTTTAGGAAGTTTCTGTGCGCCCATAGCCATAGCCAAGAACTTTTCTGCTAGATACACATAGCTACAAAGGGATAGAAGGGAAAGAGCCATCATTCTGTAAACCATGAACAGAAAGCAGTTATATGAATCAGGGGAAAATGACATTGTACTTAAAGTTTGTCATGTTATTTTCTTTGGGGcttatgtttatatttctgttcaataaatattttgaaaattcggATTCAATTGccaatgttttctgttttctgcaagATTAGTGTACTATGTGTTATGGAAGTgatgaactaaataaaaatttgaatggGACCAAACACAGTAAGTGAATTTCAAATGATAAGGACCTAGGAATACGGCAAAATTATACATGATTATGTATTCAGTTGAACCCAACAA is a genomic window containing:
- the LOC129020840 gene encoding ret finger protein-like 4A translates to MAEHFKQIIRCPVCLKDLEEPVQLKCGYVCCLQCLNSLQKEPDGEGLLCGFCSVVSQKDDIKPHYKLRALVPIIKELEPKLKSSLTMNPRMRKFQVDMTLDVDTANNYLIISEDLRSFRSGDVSQNRKEQAERFDAVLCVLGAPRFTSGRHYWEVDVGTSQIWDVGVCKESVNRQGEIVLSSEHGFLTVGCREGKVFAASTMPMTPLWVSPQLHRVGIFLDVGMRSVSFYNVSDGCHMYTFRKIPVCEPWRPFFAHQRGTQDDQSILSICSVINPASASVPVSSGERQSTFAHNHL